A stretch of the Fimbriimonadaceae bacterium genome encodes the following:
- a CDS encoding SEC-C domain-containing protein, whose product TPQPAQSQADKTGRNDPCPCGSGKKFKKCHGA is encoded by the coding sequence AACGCCGCAACCGGCCCAAAGCCAGGCAGACAAGACCGGTCGCAACGATCCCTGCCCCTGCGGCAGCGGGAAAAAATTCAAGAAGTGCCACGGGGCGTGA